DNA sequence from the Alosa alosa isolate M-15738 ecotype Scorff River chromosome 2, AALO_Geno_1.1, whole genome shotgun sequence genome:
CAAATTTTAGACGGAATCAGACGCAGTTGCTCTATACTGTTGTCCTCTACCACTTGCCGTAGTATAGCTCACTGATGTCACACTGGCGGTTTTTTTGCACTTTGAGACGGATATGTACCTATGATATGTGCCGATATGTATACAGTAAACTAAGTCTCAGCAACAGCAAGCATTAATCAGCCTTTTCCAGTTTTTcaggtaacgttaatgttatgttgtgtgttgtgtcatgAAACGTTTTCGCAAGAAAACCAGCTTCTCTGTTACACAACGTCAACAGTGAACTTTCTAATAATTTACATCTCTGCCAGCTAGCTAAACTAACATTAGCTAAACCTAGCCAAAGAGTATATAAgtactctttgacttagctgaagCATAGTGTACTAGTATACTGTTATACAATCTATGAGCTTAAGCATATTAAAAACATATGATCATGATCTAACGTTTGAACAGCAATTGGGTTCAAAGATATCAGTTAACTCACTAATTCGTTTGTTTATTACTTGGGTAAGAGTAGCTAGCGTAAAGCATAACGTTCTTGTTTGGTTAACTGTTCAGACAGCTAATGTAGCTGACGTTGTGAAATGTAGACACAAACCATTAGTGGTTGGTGAATGTCATGGTTTACACTGCTAGGGCAGCATTGTTGTTGGCCGTTGTTAATATTTTCAGTTCTAAAGTGTGCAGTTGAACACATTAATACATGCTTTTAACTTGTTTAACTTAACTATACACACTGTTGTTTAGCATTGGATCTTTTGTGGCTGCTGCTTTGGTTTGAAAATTAATTTATCTTTATTGTCATAAtagtttcacttttgaatgcccattgtattgtattattattgtttatgtTGTTATTGTTCCTAAAGCAGTGAAATagttcatctctctcctcattctttAGTGTATAAGTTGATCCTACTTGAGTGAACGTGACTTTATGATGAATGGGGCTCGCTTCCTGGAGATTCTGGCTCACCTGGGTTACCCAGAAGCCTCTTCCCTGAATCCCTCAGATTTCGACAACATCTTTGACGGTACACCAGAGAACAAGGAGTTCATGCAATTCCTCAGCAGTCTGAGTTCTCAGAATGTCCTGTCAGAGGAAGAATACCAGGCTTACCATGCCTTAGAGGCATCTGGTAAACCCATCCTGACCGAGCAAGTCCTGGAGGAGATGGAGCTCCTGAAAGGTCCTGCAGGGCCTGAGGAGAACAGTGGAGATGAGGAGAACAGTGAGGAAGATGAACTGAAGGGTAGGAGCGTGGAGCAGCTGCAGGTGGAGCTGGAGGAGCTGCGCAGACACCAGCGCTTGAGGCAGAAGCGCCTGCATCAGCTGCAGTGCCTGAGGCTCGCGAGGGACGACCACGCCTCGGCCGTAACGGGCTACACGCAGAGCCAGTCCCACAGTGAGGGCGACGAAGGAGGGGACACAGTCAAGGCTATCGCCAGGGAGAACATGGCCACCAACGCTGCGCTCCAGGACCTGAAGGAGGAGGTGGACAGGCTGCAGAGGCTCACACTGATGAACGAGGATGAAGCGGGGCGGCAACAGCAGGAGCAGATGATGATGGATCCGAGCGTGATGCCTTCAGCTGCTTTGCTCTCCCAGCTTCCGTTGGAGCCGTACCTACACAAGTCACATCTCACCCATCAGTGCATTATGGATCACTACAAGGTAGGGGTGACCTCTTTATTCAGAGATTAATTTGAACTATCGACTATCTTATGATTTTACACAATTCTAACAATCTGAAATCTAACTCATCCTGGCTACCCTCACCTCAGGCGAGATCTACCCTGCTGGAAGAAAAGCAAGGGGTGGAGAAGAAGGTGGTGGATGGGGGAGAGGCGCAGCACCTCCACACCAGGAATGAGATGGGCAAGCTGCAGGCGGCACACATGCTGCTCCAGGGACAGCTGCTCCAGGCGCGAGCAGAGGAGGCTGGAGCCAGCGCTGCCAAGGAGTGGCTCAGCCAGCAAAGGCATTCAAACGTAAAGGTGAGAAACGGCTCAGGCGAGTTCTGTTTGAGTAGTGAGGCACATACCGTCCTGTTAACCTGGTGAGATGCACAGATTGGAGGAACAAAATATACTCTACTACATTCCGCTTACATCACTTACaccatgacatgacaaaaacagGAGATGGATGTAGTTACTTGATACTGTATTTACTTTATTTGATGTTTTACTGATATGTAAATGTTGCAAAAGTGGTGCAAAGGTTGATGATGAGGTTATTACGATACACACTTAGTACTTAGTACacagtaaaataaagtaaaaagtaaagcAAAATGAGAAATAATATGAGAATCTGCAATAGTCACTTAAGATGCTATATCTACATTTTGTTGACCAATTtctgaataataaaaaaaaatgtatttacatTTGCAAATGTATAAACATTTGTCTGTAACATTAGACAAATAGTTGCAAGCAATGTACCAGAATGTTGTGCAACCCTTACAAAATAATTGACTTCTTACAGCATACAGACACCACTGACAGCATGTTAACATCATTCCTGACAATGTTAATCCTGTACAGGAGTTTATTACTTTATTACTTTATTGTAATAATCTGACACTAATATTGACaaggctcctctctctctccaccgtGTCCCAGCTGTCGGCCCCCGACCCTGACAGCGGCCCTGCCGTAGCTAAGGAGCGCGTGTGCTCGGCACTGTGGCGGCGCACCCAGCAGCTGTGTGCCGGCGTGCTGAGGGGCCACACGGTGGAGCAGGGGGAGCTGGCGGCGCAGCACGCACGCCTGCAGGAGCGTCTGCTGGGGGAGCTGCTGTGGCAGAAGGCCCAGCTGGACCTCCTCCAGTACGCGCTGCAGCAGGAGCAGCGTGGACACACGCAGGCGGCCGCCCACATACGGAGCCTGGCGCTGGGGCTGAGGGAGGAGGCGACGCGGGCCGCCGAGCGCTCCAGAGGGCTGGAGCGGCTGCAGGAAGATGCTCCGCAGGCTGACCCCGTCCTCAGCTCCACTGACCCCACAGTAAAGAGGTAATGGACGGCACAGAGTGGGTTCATTCAGAAAGAGGACACAGTATTCATCACACTTAAATAGGCATCAAAGCTCACCAACAGTCAAAACAAGAAAATCACATTTTCATATTTATCATATCATTATTATCATAAAAGGTCCTCTACAACAGGTTGATGAACTGCTCGTGGTTAATGCTGCCGCGATTAGTCGACCTAATCGACCATGAAAATTAGTCGACGGCAATTTTTTCAGTCGAAGAGTCGTTTTACTATTGACcgcctatttatttttggtctCAAACGGCTCActgtaatgttatattaactATGTTATTAACTCTTGAAAAGTACAATGACTGTCTTTGGATGTTAAACAGGCTACTAAAACTTTGGCAGTCATGTTTTAAACCCTGCTATGCACGCACACTGTTAACGCCAGCAGCAAAGCTGCGTGCCTGCCTGCTTTCAGCGCAATTCATTATTAGGCAGAGCTAAGTGGGGGGAGCTAAGCTAGTAGGTTACGCTAGTCCAGACTCTGACTAATATAGTATTGtggaaattgaaataaatgaagtgaagaGTGTCTCAAGTTGACAACGCAACGGCATGTCATTCAAGCCAACTGATAAAGTGGGGTAACCTATGTGGTAAGAGCGCAAAGTGCCTGTAGCCTACTTGGTTTGAACATGCTGATGTTAGGCTCATTTGCAAAGTCCTCAACTCCTGTCGCCTTTCAAAgtccagcgtttctcaaactatgggcagCGCGGACCAGCACCGGCCGTAACATGGACACTGCTGGTCCGGAGCCgcggagtgaaattattcccggggcttcatctgataatttgctgcgcaattgatcaaggaaccgcggaccgagaaaacgtttctgcaatcagtaggaaatacttgctaatttggtgtcatcaaacatagaggcatacaatTCAAttgtggtatgagcgttcattcaatgcccgagagaaactgaaaccacttgataacgttggtagcaaagctccaATTCatcctattggaaggctatttaattatgaaactacatttaatagaacaatgtggatttatgcaacttccataaaaacagagcacagactatacaCTATCtagagtattgtatagtcattTGAATAACGTGGCTAAAAGCTTGTGGCATAATTAAATATGTCAATATTCTTTCCATTTGCctaccagtgtatgatgcttgcatgagggaaacatctcAAAACGATGActcatataattgctgttgttttgattgttttgttgtatttatcatgcaaccatgcaaaagcaatggaaCTATTGTAATTACATTTTAcgttagtaaagcagtcctctgatgtgcaggttttcacaaactttttgtGAACAATGTTAGCACTTTTAACACTGGctgctttgaagtgcatgtataacaatatagcgTAACAATAATAACtatgatgtgatataatgataatttgatgaggggtgggttcatgtaggtgggccctatgaccccaaagtatgccatgaccgggcctcaggtcaaagaagttgtctatgtccatggcaacactggcatacaaataaagtctatcaaaGGTCTGACAAAGGACTGACataaggtagcattttaaatgggtgttttttttaatacataatgtttttgaacagtttACTTACAGTAATACAGCTTCTAACAAAAGTAGGTTGATATATATTTTACGTTTTCCCTTTAgttgagttcaaaataaaacggaCACAACAAAATAAACACTTGATTCTTAAAAAAATTAGTCGTTTAGATTAGCCGACTAATCGAAAAATTAGTCGAAAGATTAGTCGTTAGAAAATTAGTCGTTAGTGGCAGCACTACTCGTGGTATCATGTGACATGTAGCAGATTTAAGAAAGgctatatactgctgttggatgggccatttgtcttgtgtttgtgaccatttgtgGGTAGCATGCTTGTTAAAGTTAATTTGAGTAgcggcttctgaatgtgtttttaccttggattttggcataagggattttaacatctaatcctgtgtattaatgtaatgtaatagctGTAAATGTTGTAGTCATGCTATGGAAAAAGATCTCAATGAAGGTGCAGGCAAATTGGTGCTGGGAGGTGCTCTGTGTCTAGCCTCCTCCACTCAATGCACACATGCTCTGCGGTCCTCTTTCACTCAATGCACCCATGCTCTACCGTTCGTGCAGGTTACTACAGGTGTGCGAGGCTCTTGAGAAGACAGACGGCTGGTTGGCTGGTGCGGCCGACATCGGCACTGTGGCCTCCGAGCGTCAGGCCGAGCTCCAGCAGCTGGCCGAGGCCCAGAGCGAGGCGGTGTCCGAGCAGCTGCAGCTGGTGTCGGGCCTGGAGAGGGACGGCAGGCGTCTGGAACAGTGGCTGGAGCCCCCGCAGGGCACCGCGGCGTCCGCCTCTCCAGCCGCCACCCCCTCCCAGCTCTGCCCTAGTGCACGGGTACGTCTGAGCGCCACACAGACAGGTCACACACCCGCCGACCGTCTCCTTATACACACATGCTGACCATCACAGTTTTAAAGcaaacacgcgcgcgcacacacacacacacttacatggtCTTGTTAAGCACACGCTGACGCAGTTTCATTGCACACGCATGCTAAGCACATGCTGATGctgtctcaacacacacatgctgacagaCAGTTTCATCACACACCAGTTTAGTCTATCGCTGTGGATTTTAGGTTGGGGTGCTGGGATTCTGCCAATAATTAAATGCTGTAGGACGACGAAAGTCCAGAAAAGGGACAGACTACAAACACATCAGAGTACTGGAGGCCTTCAAAAACAGGATGAATCATATGTATTCATATTTTGCCATCAAAAAGCAATTAATATCTCACCACTTCTTTCTTGTCATCCTTTCTGTTCTGTCCTTCATCTTCCTCCTGTCCcttttctatttctctttctctcctctctctctttctttctctccctctcttccaccctccctcccttcctccctctgatGTAGGAGTTGACTCAGCTTGTGCGGGAGCTGGAACAGCAGTGTGGCGCCCTCTACAGGCAGCTTCAGGAGGTGACGGCAGACCGAAGCTCCAAATGCACCAAGGTGGAACGCAGCGCCACCCTCAGGAGAGAAAGGGAACTGTACACTCTTTTCCACCTGGATCCTGCCACTCTCATTCGAGTGGTGGAGGACCAGGAGAACCGAGAGTAGAACATGAGCAGCAGCAGGCCCATGCCTGCACTGAAAGGTGCCCTCTGAATAAGCTCATTCACCTCAATTAGAAGAACTGCTCAGGTTACTGCACCAGCATACTGTTGGTGATGGGAATGGATTTTTAGATTTTGTAATGATAAGTTTATTCTGTTAATTCACAAGTTAACTGACATTCGCCTGAAGACGTTTCTGACTAGAATATGGCCATGTGAATGAACTCTTTCTtcatttttccatcacactgGCTCTCTGAGGTGTCACTGAGCTGACTGAGACAGTGATGAAAAAGGTGTTGATAATCATACCAAATGAGGAGATGAAATTGTTGGCTTATATATGGCAAAGTtcttatattttcattttttacgacGTCAGTTGATTCATGTCCTTAATGAGTTCCACATGAATTGTGTGAATATTAACATACCATGAAATGCTAATTTGTATACTACTTATGTTTCCTGACAAAGTTTCGCATTTCGTAGTTATTGACTTAAATGATAatgcattttaatgaatttcaaTGTAACAGAAATGAAAAGATAACTAAACAATTCTAAAGACCCAAGGCACAGTCCCTTGTCTTGTAATTCCCAGTGGATTGTTGTGCTTTTTTGTATAAATGTATTCAGTCTGAAGCTCAGATAACAGAGCGCCCCCTAGGACCCCACAGTCCTGATCTTTCTCCCCAGTAGCTCCCATGGTCAGGCCCTGGAGGCTGCTGACACTCCCGAGGACGTGACGGGAGTGCAGAGTGGGCCCTCACTGAATTGGACATTTTGTCTGCTACAGAACTCATTTGTTTGCTATGACCCGAGGCACGCCTGCTGCACAGTTTCTGTTCAGTGGCAGGTTTAGCTACATCCTTGCGTGCATTTGGGCACCATGCATTTGTCATAATGCGCTATGATCTATCACACGTACCGTAGACATAGTTAAATTATGTCATAATTGAAATTCTGTCACACGTGAGGCTGAGGTGAGGTGACCACATTTTATGCACACTTGTAGCATTTTATAGATGTCATCAAGGTTTGAGCTGCTCACGAGCAGATTTATGTGAGCCCCACATAGATTGCTAATCATGTCTGGCAGTTTGATTGCACCTGAGCCCACATGCACAAGATGCTATACTACCCCTTAGCCTGAGGGTGGCAGTAACACACAGCGTTACACTGGAGGCGTCTGGATGCTGTAAAGCCGTTTTTAGACATTGAGGTTACCCCTCAGGTTTTCAGCATACTTATTTAATAGAGAACCTTCATTTGGCTGTGGGATAAGCGATAAGTGCTCCGTACCTCAGCTAAGTCATTCAGCAAGGCAGAGAGGAGTCTAGTCCCATTGCTAGATAGGCAGTTTGGCTTTGGAGGACTGGAAAAAGATGATGTCGGGGGGAAATCGGCGTGTTTTCAAAATGGTTCATTCACTACATGATGAAAGGGATTGGTAGAAATGGCCTTTGATCTGTCTATTTGGTGCTCGCAGATGGTTATCGAAGAGCaatttttgattattttttattttttgcatgaaATGCATCATGTCAGTCTCATCACTGTTCATACTAGTCTGCCAGCCTAAGTTAAGTCAGTGTTGTCAAAACAAAGCAGTAGAAAATGCTTCATTTTATGTGACACAAGTCTATCTAATCTAACTAGGCCATCTCCATAGCCAAAGAAATCTCTGAGTTTTAATGATTTGCTTTGAAAGATTTTTACAAGCTCTTCCTCCACCTTTTACTGCCATACAGAAAAATACTAGCAATTTTTACAGCAGCCCAACAGCATGGGGGTAAAAGGGACAAAAAGCACCCACTCAGTGATTTCCTCTGTGCAAGTGTGTAGAACTAGCAGACCTGAAGACACAGAGGAGACAAGCCAAAGCAGAACAGAGCAATTTTGGAAGGTGGAAGGTGGAAAGCGAGTGCAAAGCAATCTCGGCAAGCACAGAGAAAATGCCTGTACATCTTCAGGATGCTGTGACTATGTACCTGGAGACCAGAATTGATCAAAACTGAAAAAATGATAGGCAACAACTAAATGGCTTTTTCTCTGTGCTACCTCTTTTTAAGCATTTACCTCTTTACCCTGTGCTTTCTGAAAGGATTTCCCTTTCAACAGGGATTTTAATTGGTAGTGTAGGAAACCAGCTAATTTACAATCCAGCCTCCCTTCCTCTGGTGTGCTCCTGAGATTCAGGGTAGTTGTGGATCAATAGCGCGCATGGAGCCACTTATTGACTTATTGGATTGGATTAAGTTAGGTAGTGTGGGATTGGATGAAGTTAGGTAGTGCGTGAGCAGAAGCTGAAGAAGTGAAGGCCACACTTGGTGTGAGGCTGTGTGGGTTGTGTCTCTCTGCTGGCCACACTTGGTGTGAGGCTGTGTGGGTTGTGTCTCTCTGCTGGCCACGCTTGGTGTGAGGCTGTGTGGGTTGTGTCTCTGctggcagctgtgtgtggagCTTAATCTGTTTCAGGACCACGGACAGCACCTGATCCCACAGTCGTTTCACAATTGCAGCGCTGCAGTGAAGCTAGTTATGAGTAGAGCGCCACTGGGCCTGAAAACCAGTGTGTTGCCATTGCCCACGTGGTGATTACATGGATGGGCACGTGCTGAGAGTTGAGTCTGTCGAGAGAATTTTCGCAACCAATTGTTACCCTCTACTTTCCCCCGAGTGTTTACATTAGATGCGATGAGAGAACATTTCACTGATGCAGGGTGGCACATTTAGTGGTCAGGTGCtgactttcaaacaaataaacagtgcTGTTGTTGACTCATTCTCTAGAAATGGACTGACTGCTTGAGAGCAATTTGATGTCCGCACATTAAACATTGACACACAGTCTACTTTAGTGTCGTGTGTGCCAAGTGCTGTTGAGCGGAGCTAAAATCAACAGTTCAGTTTGTTGTTGTTAACAAAGAGCATCGGGGCATCAATGTCAAAAATATTCTGAGGTGCGGTATGAGATCGCACCCACACGTTTTACAttaatgtgttgatgtgttaaTGTGTTCAGGAGCATGGTGATACTGTGAACATAGGCCACATGAGAGGCTGGCGATATCTTCAGTAGGCTGTTGGCAAAACAGATGTGTATTCTGGTGGATATGCGGGACAGCCCAGTTGCATAGCCAAGGATGAAAtaggacatgaaaaaaaaaaagttaatccATTTATGTCTATCTAACTTCTGAGCGTTTTTACAGAGTGGGATGAGGACTAGGAACAGTGGGCAGTCTGTCAGTTTGACTACACTGGCCTGTGGCCACGCCTAAGCTGATCACTCTAATAACCACTACACTGGCCTGTGGCCACGCCTCTGCTGTTCACTCTAATAACCTCTGGAAAATCCCCACAGCTCCAGGTAGATCACTAGCTGCCACGTACTGTTAGTAAATGACCAATGTGTGTAAAACATGGTAGTTACCAGTATGCATACCATCCATTCAGTATTCTTCATAGCTAAATAATGGAAATTACCATTCACTTTTCTCCATTGTTTTAGTGTTGAgaccaaataaaaacacagagaggatTTTACAAAGTGTAGAGCCAAGTGTATTTCTCCCCTCTGCCATTTTATACAGATTTAGGTTGATCTCACAGGAACACTACACTTGAACATAAAGAACCACAGCACACCCTGGACAGCCTGTGTCATACAGTATATCTGAACGttaaaaaaatatcaaataaaaaAGCAATGTAACAAAAATAATTTATAAAGCATGGCTTTGTATGGTATGGCTGAATCATGTGTGTAGAGAAAATAATAAGTATTCAACTGAAATCAGGTGCATGTGGAAGAAGAGTCCATTCTCCTTGGTTCATGGAGACTGTTGTTATTTGATTCAGTATTTATTTTATGTGGCAAAATTACCATATTACAGTGTAAAACATGTCTGTCATACATACAGGGtcaattaaaacaaaaacaaaaaggctgATCAGGAGAGTGAGCACAGGAAAAGATTGCCTCCAAACCAAAGTGAGAAATATCTAGACGATACATAaattgtttagttttttttttttcagagaggatttcattttaataataaaaaattaaacaCAATTCACATTATTCTgattggaaaacacttttcatgagacagatttatttttttcaactcTTCGTTCCTTCACTGCACTTCATGTTGACTttgaggagaggaaatgaggcGTCTGAGCACAACGTTGGCCGCGTCCCTTTTTCCTTTCCACTGCAGCGATGCCAGAAAGTTCTTCCAGATTCACTTTCACCATCCAAAAAGATCCCTTTCATATTCAATGTCTGCAGTTACGTGTCACTGGGGATCTGGCAGAAGTGCTTATTGTGGCGAATGAGGAAGCCAAGAAAAGTCTTCCGAGTGTTTGTCATTGTCTGAGTCTGTCTCATGGAGGAGGAAACGATTACACGCACAGAAActcatacatatgcacacatgagcTCGCTCACTTTTTCtggcacacttacacacacatttttgacaaTGTCAAAAGATTTTGTCTTATGTACATAAATACAGTGTCTTTTAACTTTTgggcttttttctttctccttccctgCC
Encoded proteins:
- the LOC125290906 gene encoding HAUS augmin-like complex subunit 3, which gives rise to MMNGARFLEILAHLGYPEASSLNPSDFDNIFDGTPENKEFMQFLSSLSSQNVLSEEEYQAYHALEASGKPILTEQVLEEMELLKGPAGPEENSGDEENSEEDELKGRSVEQLQVELEELRRHQRLRQKRLHQLQCLRLARDDHASAVTGYTQSQSHSEGDEGGDTVKAIARENMATNAALQDLKEEVDRLQRLTLMNEDEAGRQQQEQMMMDPSVMPSAALLSQLPLEPYLHKSHLTHQCIMDHYKARSTLLEEKQGVEKKVVDGGEAQHLHTRNEMGKLQAAHMLLQGQLLQARAEEAGASAAKEWLSQQRHSNVKLSAPDPDSGPAVAKERVCSALWRRTQQLCAGVLRGHTVEQGELAAQHARLQERLLGELLWQKAQLDLLQYALQQEQRGHTQAAAHIRSLALGLREEATRAAERSRGLERLQEDAPQADPVLSSTDPTVKRLLQVCEALEKTDGWLAGAADIGTVASERQAELQQLAEAQSEAVSEQLQLVSGLERDGRRLEQWLEPPQGTAASASPAATPSQLCPSARELTQLVRELEQQCGALYRQLQEVTADRSSKCTKVERSATLRRERELYTLFHLDPATLIRVVEDQENRE